In Myxococcus guangdongensis, a single window of DNA contains:
- a CDS encoding TetR/AcrR family transcriptional regulator, whose protein sequence is MRNPGHRREEVLKAALECFLERGVEGTTMAAIRERSGASTGSIYHLFESKEAIAAALYLEVLGEYQTGLLKELEQHPGAREGIEALVRHHLDWSLSRPDAARFLVEARSGAAVTAAETRIREQNKGFFRQLKDWWQGHVRDGTFDEIPFELFLAILRGPAQEMLREWLAGRTKTDPRTAIPVLAHAAWQSVEKRPTSARTLRKKKSVQQEFDPS, encoded by the coding sequence ATGCGCAACCCGGGTCACCGGAGAGAAGAGGTCCTCAAGGCGGCGCTCGAGTGCTTCCTGGAGCGAGGCGTCGAGGGCACGACGATGGCGGCCATCCGAGAGCGCTCCGGGGCCAGCACGGGGAGCATCTACCACCTGTTCGAGAGCAAGGAGGCCATCGCGGCCGCGCTCTACCTGGAGGTGCTCGGCGAGTACCAGACGGGCCTCTTGAAGGAGCTCGAGCAGCATCCTGGCGCCCGCGAGGGCATTGAGGCGCTGGTGCGCCACCACCTGGACTGGTCCTTGTCCCGTCCCGACGCGGCTCGCTTCCTGGTGGAGGCGCGAAGTGGCGCGGCCGTCACGGCCGCCGAGACGCGCATCCGCGAGCAGAACAAGGGCTTCTTCCGTCAGCTCAAGGACTGGTGGCAGGGCCACGTCCGCGACGGCACGTTCGATGAGATACCCTTCGAGCTCTTCCTCGCCATCCTCCGGGGACCGGCGCAGGAGATGCTCCGCGAGTGGCTCGCTGGCAGGACGAAGACCGACCCGCGCACCGCGATACCTGTCCTGGCCCACGCCGCATGGCAGTCCGTCGAAAAACGCCCCACAAGCGCGAGGACTCTACGTAAGAAGAAGTCTGTCCAACAGGAGTTTGACCCCTCCTGA
- a CDS encoding methylmalonyl-CoA mutase family protein produces the protein MRNVQLTPVPGPYKPRFHVRIVTAASLFDGHDAAINVMRRLMQASGAEIIHLGHNRSVAEIVDCAIQEDAQGIAITSYQGGHVEFFKYMIDLLKQRGANIKVFGGGGGTILPTEIEELHAYGVTRIYSPDDGRAMGLQGMIDHLIQECDFEKRPADFAPTAAAMPVREPMKIASLITIAENFASVGDQLRDAMTKLSSKQPRVPVLGITGTGGAGKSSLVDELVRRFLADFPDKTLAVLSVDPSKRKSGGALLGDRIRMNAIDNPRVYMRSMATRQSNLALSKHVGDSIEVCKAAGFDLIVVETSGIGQSDTEITEHSDVALYVMTAEYGAATQLEKIDMLDFADVIAINKFDKRGSLDALRDVRKQWKRNHNAFTTADDAVPVHGTIASQFNDPGMNQLYRAIMDAVVKKTGAPLQSHLAQTPGMSEKKWIIPPERTRYLAEIVETCEAYDGFARAQAAIARRMYQLHGTVEALRQNVGKKRLEIVEPKDTSDVVHVTERVEGEPAYLSELVELYKDLESRLDPDCRRLLSEWPATKRRYAASKYQYQVRDKVIELDLFTESLSHLRIPKIALPRYEDWGDILTWLLRENAPGAFPFTAGVFPLKREGEDPARMFAGEGGPERTNKRFHYVSRGLPAKRLSTAFDSVTLYGEDPDHRPDIYGKVGNSGVSIANVDDAKKLYSGFDLADPTTSVSMTINGPAPMLLGFFLNAAVDQQCEKWIRANNKVEEVEQKIDALYQKRGVPRPRYQGELPQGNDGLGLLLLGVSGDEVLPREVYEKIRASTLQQVRGTVQADILKEDQAQNTCIFSTEFALRLMGDIQQYFTDKKVRNFYSVSISGYHIAEAGANPISQLAFTLANGFTFVEYYLSRGMDIDDFAPNLSFFFSNGMDPEYTVLGRVARRIWAKAIRDKYGGNDRSQKLKYHIQTSGRSLHAQEIAFNDIRTTLQALLALNDNCNSLHTNAYDEAITTPTEESVRRALAIQLIINKEFGLSKNENPNQGSFIVEELTDLVEAAVLTEFRAISERGGVLGAMERMYQRSKIQEESLYYEMQKHDGTLPIIGVNTFLDPKGSPTVTPPEVIRATKEEKDYSITARDAFWKRNGDVAPAALEAVKRAALDNGNIFAALMDACKVCTLGQISRALYEVGGQYRRNM, from the coding sequence GTGCGAAACGTCCAGTTGACCCCGGTCCCCGGGCCCTACAAGCCGCGATTCCACGTGCGAATCGTGACGGCCGCCTCCCTGTTCGACGGGCACGACGCGGCCATCAACGTCATGCGCCGCCTGATGCAGGCCTCGGGCGCCGAAATCATTCACCTGGGACACAACCGCTCGGTCGCCGAGATCGTCGACTGCGCCATCCAGGAGGACGCGCAGGGCATCGCGATCACGTCGTACCAGGGCGGCCACGTCGAGTTCTTCAAGTACATGATCGACCTGCTGAAGCAGCGCGGGGCGAACATCAAGGTCTTCGGCGGTGGCGGCGGCACCATCCTGCCGACGGAGATCGAAGAGCTCCACGCGTACGGCGTCACGCGCATCTACTCCCCGGATGACGGGCGGGCCATGGGCCTGCAGGGGATGATCGACCACCTCATCCAGGAGTGTGACTTCGAGAAGCGCCCGGCGGACTTCGCGCCGACGGCGGCGGCGATGCCGGTGCGCGAGCCGATGAAGATCGCCTCGCTCATCACCATCGCGGAGAACTTCGCGTCGGTGGGAGACCAGCTCCGCGACGCGATGACGAAGCTGAGCTCGAAGCAGCCGCGCGTGCCCGTGCTGGGCATCACCGGCACCGGTGGCGCGGGCAAGTCCAGCCTCGTCGACGAGCTGGTGCGGCGCTTCCTCGCGGACTTCCCGGACAAGACGCTGGCGGTGCTGTCGGTGGACCCGTCGAAGCGAAAGTCGGGAGGCGCGCTGCTCGGCGACCGCATCCGAATGAACGCCATCGACAACCCGCGCGTGTACATGCGCTCCATGGCGACGCGGCAGAGCAACCTCGCGCTGTCCAAGCACGTGGGCGACTCCATCGAGGTGTGCAAGGCCGCGGGCTTCGACCTCATCGTGGTGGAGACCTCCGGCATCGGTCAGTCCGACACCGAAATCACCGAGCACTCGGATGTGGCGCTCTACGTGATGACGGCCGAGTACGGCGCGGCGACGCAGCTCGAGAAGATCGACATGCTCGACTTCGCGGACGTCATCGCCATCAACAAGTTCGACAAGCGCGGCTCGCTGGACGCGCTGCGCGACGTGCGCAAGCAGTGGAAGCGCAACCACAACGCCTTCACCACGGCGGATGACGCGGTGCCCGTGCACGGCACCATCGCGTCGCAGTTCAACGACCCGGGGATGAACCAGCTCTACCGCGCCATCATGGACGCGGTGGTGAAGAAGACGGGCGCCCCGCTCCAGTCGCACCTGGCCCAGACGCCGGGCATGAGCGAGAAGAAGTGGATCATCCCGCCCGAGCGCACCCGCTACCTCGCCGAGATCGTCGAGACGTGCGAGGCGTACGACGGCTTCGCCCGGGCGCAGGCGGCGATCGCGCGGCGGATGTATCAGCTCCACGGCACCGTCGAGGCGCTGCGGCAGAACGTCGGCAAGAAGCGGCTGGAGATCGTCGAGCCGAAGGACACCTCCGACGTGGTGCACGTCACCGAGCGCGTCGAGGGCGAGCCCGCGTACCTGAGCGAGCTGGTGGAACTGTACAAGGATCTGGAGTCGCGGCTGGACCCGGACTGCCGCCGGCTCTTGAGCGAGTGGCCCGCGACGAAGCGGCGCTACGCGGCGTCCAAGTACCAGTACCAGGTGCGCGACAAGGTCATCGAGCTGGACCTGTTCACCGAGTCGCTGTCGCACCTGCGCATCCCGAAGATCGCCCTGCCCCGCTACGAGGACTGGGGCGACATCCTGACGTGGCTCCTGCGGGAGAACGCGCCGGGCGCGTTCCCGTTCACCGCGGGCGTCTTCCCGCTCAAGCGCGAGGGCGAGGACCCGGCGCGCATGTTCGCCGGCGAGGGCGGGCCGGAGCGCACCAACAAGCGCTTCCACTACGTGTCGCGCGGACTGCCGGCCAAGCGCCTGTCCACGGCGTTCGACTCGGTGACGCTGTACGGCGAGGACCCGGACCACCGGCCGGACATCTACGGCAAGGTCGGCAACTCGGGCGTGTCGATTGCGAATGTCGACGACGCGAAGAAGCTCTACTCGGGCTTCGACCTGGCGGACCCGACGACGTCGGTGTCGATGACCATCAACGGCCCCGCGCCGATGCTGCTCGGGTTCTTCCTGAACGCGGCGGTGGACCAGCAGTGTGAGAAGTGGATCCGCGCCAACAACAAGGTGGAGGAGGTCGAGCAGAAGATCGACGCGCTCTACCAGAAGCGCGGCGTGCCGCGTCCGCGCTACCAGGGCGAGCTGCCGCAGGGCAACGACGGGCTGGGGCTCTTGCTGCTCGGCGTGTCCGGCGACGAGGTGCTGCCGCGCGAGGTCTACGAGAAGATCCGCGCGTCGACGCTCCAGCAGGTGCGCGGCACGGTGCAGGCGGACATCCTGAAGGAGGACCAGGCGCAGAACACCTGCATCTTCTCCACGGAGTTCGCGCTGCGGCTGATGGGCGACATCCAGCAGTACTTCACCGACAAGAAGGTGCGGAACTTCTACTCGGTGTCCATCTCCGGCTACCACATCGCGGAGGCCGGGGCGAACCCCATCTCCCAGCTGGCCTTCACGCTGGCCAACGGCTTCACCTTCGTCGAGTACTACCTGTCGCGCGGGATGGACATCGACGACTTCGCGCCCAACCTCTCGTTCTTCTTCTCGAACGGGATGGACCCCGAGTACACGGTGCTCGGCCGCGTGGCGCGCCGCATCTGGGCCAAGGCCATCCGCGACAAGTACGGCGGCAATGACCGCTCGCAGAAGCTGAAGTACCACATCCAGACGTCGGGCCGTTCCCTGCACGCGCAGGAGATCGCCTTCAACGACATCCGCACCACGCTGCAGGCGCTGCTGGCGTTGAATGACAACTGCAACTCGCTGCACACCAACGCCTACGACGAGGCCATCACCACGCCCACCGAGGAGAGCGTGCGGCGCGCGCTGGCCATCCAGCTCATCATCAACAAGGAGTTCGGCCTGTCGAAGAACGAGAACCCCAACCAGGGCTCGTTCATCGTCGAGGAGCTGACGGACCTGGTGGAGGCCGCGGTGCTCACCGAGTTCCGCGCCATCTCCGAGCGTGGCGGCGTGCTGGGCGCGATGGAGCGCATGTACCAGCGCTCCAAGATTCAAGAGGAGTCGCTGTACTACGAGATGCAGAAGCACGATGGCACGCTGCCCATCATCGGGGTGAATACGTTCCTGGACCCGAAGGGCTCGCCCACCGTGACGCCGCCGGAGGTGATTCGCGCGACGAAGGAGGAGAAGGACTACTCCATCACCGCGCGCGACGCGTTCTGGAAGCGCAACGGGGACGTGGCTCCCGCGGCGCTGGAGGCGGTGAAGCGCGCGGCGCTCGACAACGGCAACATCTTCGCCGCGCTGATGGACGCCTGTAAGGTCTGCACGCTCGGGCAGATCTCCCGCGCCCTGTACGAGGTCGGTGGGCAGTACCGGCGGAACATGTAG
- the meaB gene encoding methylmalonyl Co-A mutase-associated GTPase MeaB gives MKQLTVDAYVDGVRSADRSVLARAITLVESGHPRHQALAQEVLTRLLPFTGGSRRIGISGVPGVGKSTFIDALGMHLVGAGRRVAVLAIDPSSTISGGSILGDKTRMARLARETAAYIRPSPSSGTLGGVARKTRETLLLCEAAGFDVVLVETVGVGQSETVVADMVDFYLVLMLAGAGDELQGIKRGILEVADMLAINKADGDNLPRAERARSELRAALHLMRPGNEPVVTTCSALEGQGIGKLWETLEAQVGKRVASGTLEQRRRAQQVGWMWSMVQDGLRAALHANPAVAALVPVLEAEVREARATPTSAALRVLEAFLPTSRA, from the coding sequence GTGAAGCAGCTGACGGTGGACGCCTATGTGGACGGCGTCCGCTCGGCGGACCGCTCCGTGCTGGCTCGCGCCATCACGCTGGTGGAGAGCGGACATCCGCGCCACCAGGCGCTCGCGCAGGAGGTTCTCACCCGGTTGCTCCCCTTCACGGGCGGCAGCCGGCGCATCGGCATCAGCGGTGTTCCCGGCGTGGGCAAGAGCACGTTCATCGACGCGCTGGGCATGCACCTGGTGGGCGCGGGCCGGCGCGTGGCGGTGCTCGCCATCGACCCGTCGAGCACCATCTCCGGCGGCAGCATCCTGGGCGACAAGACGCGCATGGCCCGGCTGGCGCGCGAGACGGCGGCGTACATCCGGCCCAGTCCCTCCAGCGGCACGCTGGGCGGCGTGGCGCGCAAGACGCGGGAGACGCTGCTGTTGTGCGAGGCCGCGGGCTTCGACGTGGTGCTGGTGGAGACGGTGGGCGTGGGCCAGTCGGAGACGGTGGTCGCCGACATGGTGGACTTCTACCTGGTGCTGATGCTCGCGGGCGCGGGGGACGAGCTGCAGGGAATCAAGCGCGGCATCCTCGAGGTGGCGGACATGCTCGCCATCAACAAGGCGGACGGCGACAACCTGCCGAGGGCCGAGCGGGCCCGCTCCGAGCTGCGCGCCGCGCTCCACCTGATGCGTCCGGGCAACGAGCCCGTGGTCACCACGTGCAGCGCGCTGGAGGGCCAGGGCATCGGCAAGCTGTGGGAGACGCTGGAGGCGCAGGTGGGCAAGCGCGTGGCCTCCGGGACACTGGAGCAGCGACGGCGCGCGCAGCAGGTGGGCTGGATGTGGTCCATGGTGCAGGACGGCCTGCGAGCGGCCCTGCATGCGAACCCCGCGGTGGCCGCCCTGGTGCCGGTGCTGGAGGCGGAGGTGCGTGAGGCGCGCGCCACACCGACGTCCGCCGCACTGCGGGTGCTGGAGGCATTCCTCCCGACATCGAGGGCTTGA
- the scpA gene encoding methylmalonyl-CoA mutase, with protein sequence MRPHVPNFSGIAFDAPETQPTAAALEAQREKARGILKGAEHWDTPEGIPVKAVYTPEDLADVEHLGSQPGLPPFVRGPYSTMYVQQPWTVRQYAGFSTAEASNAFYRRNLAAGQKGLSIAFDLATHRGYDSDHPRVAGDVGMAGVAIDSIKDMRILFDRIPLDQMSVSMTMNGAVLPILALYVVAAEEQGVKPEQLSGTIQNDILKEFMVRNTYIYPPGPSMRIIGDIFRFTAEKMPRFNSISISGYHMQEAGATQDLELGYTLADGVEYVRAGLAAGLGVDAFAPRLSFFWAIGMNFFMEVAKMRAARMIWARLIKGFSPKSDKSLALRTHSQTSGWSLTAQDVFNNVVRTCVEAMAATQGHTQSLHTNSLDEAIALPTDFSARIARNTQLYLQLESGTTRVIDPWGGSYYVERLTHELAQKAWGHIQEVEALGGMTKAIEAGLPKLRIEEAAARTQARIDSGRQAIIGVNKYPPERPDNIEILKVDNSAVREAQIARLKELRAERDADDVRRKLDALTEAGRRNEGNLLALAIDAARAKATVGEISDALEKVFGRYEATVRSVSGVYSSEAGKDAQGITEARAAADAFLARFGRRPRILIAKMGQDGHDRGQKVIATAFADLGFDVDIGPLFQTPEESARQAVENDVHVVGASSLAAGHLTLVPQLKRALSELGREDIMVVVGGVIPAQDYDELRAAGAAAIFGPGTVISKAALELLEKLTAAQEEA encoded by the coding sequence ATGCGACCCCACGTCCCGAACTTCTCCGGCATCGCCTTCGACGCACCGGAGACCCAGCCGACCGCCGCCGCGCTCGAGGCGCAACGCGAGAAGGCCCGCGGCATCCTGAAGGGCGCGGAGCACTGGGACACGCCCGAGGGCATCCCCGTCAAGGCGGTGTACACGCCCGAGGACCTGGCGGACGTCGAGCACCTGGGCTCGCAGCCGGGCCTGCCGCCCTTCGTGCGCGGCCCCTACTCCACCATGTACGTGCAGCAGCCGTGGACGGTGCGCCAGTACGCGGGCTTCTCCACCGCCGAGGCGTCGAACGCGTTCTACCGCCGCAACCTCGCGGCCGGTCAGAAGGGCCTGTCCATTGCCTTCGACCTGGCCACGCACCGGGGCTACGACAGCGACCACCCGCGCGTCGCCGGTGACGTGGGCATGGCGGGCGTGGCCATCGACTCCATCAAGGACATGCGCATCCTGTTCGACCGCATCCCGCTCGACCAGATGAGCGTGTCGATGACGATGAACGGCGCGGTGCTGCCCATCCTGGCGCTCTACGTCGTGGCGGCCGAGGAGCAGGGCGTCAAGCCGGAGCAGCTCAGCGGGACCATCCAGAACGACATCCTCAAGGAGTTCATGGTCCGCAACACGTACATCTACCCGCCGGGCCCGTCGATGCGCATCATCGGCGACATCTTCCGCTTCACCGCGGAGAAGATGCCGCGCTTCAACAGCATCAGCATCAGCGGCTACCACATGCAGGAGGCCGGAGCGACGCAGGACCTGGAGCTCGGCTACACCCTGGCGGACGGCGTGGAGTACGTGCGCGCGGGGCTCGCGGCGGGGCTGGGCGTGGACGCGTTCGCGCCCCGCCTGTCGTTCTTCTGGGCCATCGGCATGAACTTCTTCATGGAGGTGGCGAAGATGCGCGCGGCCCGGATGATCTGGGCCCGGCTCATCAAGGGGTTCAGCCCCAAGAGTGACAAGAGCCTGGCGCTGCGCACGCACTCGCAGACCTCCGGCTGGAGCCTCACCGCGCAGGACGTGTTCAACAACGTGGTGCGCACGTGCGTGGAGGCCATGGCCGCGACGCAGGGCCACACGCAGAGCCTGCACACCAACTCGCTCGACGAGGCCATCGCCCTCCCCACCGACTTCAGCGCGCGCATCGCCCGCAACACGCAGCTGTATCTCCAGTTGGAGAGCGGCACCACGCGTGTCATCGACCCGTGGGGTGGCAGCTACTACGTGGAGCGGCTCACGCACGAGCTGGCGCAGAAGGCGTGGGGCCACATCCAGGAGGTCGAGGCGCTGGGCGGCATGACGAAGGCCATCGAGGCGGGGCTGCCCAAGCTGCGCATCGAGGAGGCCGCGGCCCGCACGCAGGCGCGCATCGACTCCGGCCGTCAGGCCATCATCGGCGTGAACAAGTACCCGCCCGAGCGTCCCGACAACATCGAGATCCTCAAGGTGGACAACTCCGCGGTGCGCGAGGCGCAGATCGCCCGGCTCAAGGAGCTGCGCGCGGAGCGCGACGCGGACGACGTGCGCCGCAAGCTGGACGCGCTCACCGAGGCGGGCCGGCGCAACGAGGGGAATCTCCTGGCGCTCGCCATCGACGCGGCGCGCGCGAAGGCGACGGTGGGCGAAATCAGCGACGCGCTCGAGAAGGTCTTCGGGCGCTACGAAGCCACGGTGAGGAGCGTGTCCGGCGTGTACTCGAGCGAAGCGGGCAAGGACGCCCAGGGCATCACCGAGGCCCGCGCCGCGGCGGACGCGTTCCTCGCGCGCTTCGGCCGCCGGCCGCGCATCCTCATCGCGAAGATGGGCCAGGACGGGCATGACCGAGGACAGAAGGTCATCGCCACCGCGTTCGCGGACCTGGGCTTCGACGTGGACATCGGGCCGCTGTTCCAGACGCCCGAGGAGTCCGCGCGACAGGCCGTGGAGAACGACGTGCACGTGGTGGGCGCGAGCTCGCTGGCGGCCGGACACCTGACGCTGGTGCCGCAGCTCAAGCGCGCGCTGAGCGAGCTGGGCCGCGAGGACATCATGGTCGTCGTGGGCGGCGTCATCCCCGCGCAGGACTACGACGAGCTGCGCGCCGCGGGCGCCGCCGCCATCTTCGGCCCCGGCACGGTCATCTCGAAGGCGGCCCTGGAGCTGCTGGAGAAGCTGACGGCGGCGCAGGAGGAGGCGTGA
- a CDS encoding methylmalonyl-CoA mutase family protein: protein MSQVPLHIAAEFPARTLEEWRRLVDKDLKGKPFTVLQSSLEGGLALQPLYAQADSAAPQPPGVAPYVRGTQPLGHTEGGWLLCQEYSEPDVALAAEAVRTDLERGTQGVWLCLGEAHGIPVKDEATLVRLLAHVPLDRTPVHLESDSAPLAMASLLLAVADKAGIKPSGSLGIDPLGILARTGALQGGVATVLTEAAPLVTSRATSAPELRVLLVSTRAYADAGATSVHELAWAMATGVEYLRGMERAGVAVDVAARSVQFALSVGGQFFPEIAKLRAARLLWAKVVAASGGSPEAQAMRLHARTAIGTKTQRDPWVNILRATAESFAAVVAGADSVSTSPFDEPLGTPDEGARRLARNTQLILRDESSLNRVADPAGGSYYLEQLTSELARAAWTELQRIESLGGMEKALAQGDIVKVLAETRAAREKAVRSRKQPIVGVSEFPFLGEAPVRREARTRSTAASSEGLKPTRIAEPFESLRDASDRYVAAHGQRPTAFLASLGTVAEHTARSTWVVNALAAGGIESKEKHGFAAPAAVVAAFVESGATLAVISGPDAMYPEWVPALTAALKAKGARSVAVAGRPGEHEATFRAAGVDLFIFAGADLFALLNSLHAQLGVA from the coding sequence ATGTCGCAGGTGCCTCTTCACATCGCCGCCGAGTTCCCGGCCCGCACTCTCGAGGAGTGGCGCCGGCTGGTGGACAAGGACCTGAAGGGCAAGCCCTTCACGGTGCTCCAGTCATCGCTGGAAGGCGGACTGGCGCTCCAGCCCCTCTACGCGCAGGCCGACTCGGCCGCGCCGCAGCCGCCGGGCGTCGCCCCCTACGTCCGGGGCACCCAGCCCCTGGGCCACACCGAGGGCGGCTGGTTGCTGTGCCAGGAGTACTCCGAGCCGGACGTCGCCCTCGCCGCCGAGGCCGTCCGCACGGACCTGGAGCGAGGCACCCAGGGTGTCTGGCTCTGCCTGGGCGAGGCCCATGGCATCCCGGTGAAGGACGAGGCCACGCTGGTCCGGCTGCTGGCCCATGTGCCGCTGGACCGGACTCCCGTGCATCTGGAGTCGGACTCGGCGCCGCTCGCCATGGCGTCCCTGCTGCTGGCGGTGGCCGACAAGGCGGGCATCAAGCCGAGCGGCTCGCTGGGCATCGACCCGCTGGGCATCCTCGCTCGCACCGGCGCGCTGCAGGGGGGCGTGGCGACGGTGCTCACGGAGGCCGCGCCGCTGGTCACCTCGCGGGCCACGAGCGCGCCGGAGCTGCGCGTGCTGCTGGTGTCGACGCGGGCCTACGCGGACGCGGGGGCCACGTCGGTGCACGAGCTGGCGTGGGCCATGGCCACGGGCGTGGAGTACCTGCGCGGAATGGAGCGCGCGGGCGTGGCGGTGGATGTCGCGGCGCGCTCGGTGCAGTTCGCGCTGTCCGTCGGCGGCCAGTTCTTCCCGGAGATCGCCAAGCTGCGCGCCGCGCGGCTGTTGTGGGCCAAGGTCGTGGCCGCGTCGGGTGGCTCGCCCGAGGCGCAGGCGATGCGGCTGCACGCGCGCACCGCCATCGGCACGAAGACGCAGAGAGACCCGTGGGTGAACATCCTGCGCGCCACGGCCGAGTCCTTCGCCGCGGTGGTCGCGGGCGCGGACAGCGTCAGCACCTCGCCGTTCGACGAGCCGCTCGGCACACCGGACGAAGGCGCGCGCAGGCTCGCGCGCAACACGCAGCTCATCCTGCGCGACGAGTCGAGCCTCAACCGCGTCGCGGACCCGGCGGGCGGCAGCTACTACCTGGAGCAGCTCACCTCGGAGCTCGCGCGCGCGGCATGGACGGAGCTGCAGCGCATCGAGTCGCTCGGGGGCATGGAGAAGGCGCTGGCCCAGGGTGACATCGTGAAGGTGCTCGCGGAGACGAGGGCCGCGCGTGAGAAGGCGGTGCGCAGCCGCAAGCAGCCCATCGTGGGCGTGAGCGAGTTCCCCTTCCTGGGCGAGGCGCCCGTGCGCCGCGAGGCCCGGACGCGGAGCACCGCCGCGAGCAGCGAGGGGCTGAAGCCCACGCGCATCGCGGAGCCCTTCGAGTCGTTGCGCGACGCGAGCGACCGGTACGTCGCGGCCCACGGGCAGCGGCCCACCGCGTTCCTGGCGAGCCTGGGCACGGTGGCCGAGCACACCGCGCGCTCCACGTGGGTGGTCAACGCGCTGGCGGCCGGTGGCATCGAGTCGAAGGAGAAGCACGGCTTCGCGGCCCCGGCGGCGGTGGTGGCGGCCTTCGTCGAGTCGGGCGCGACGCTCGCGGTCATCTCCGGACCGGACGCGATGTATCCCGAGTGGGTGCCCGCGCTGACGGCGGCGCTGAAGGCGAAGGGCGCGCGCTCGGTGGCGGTGGCGGGACGTCCTGGTGAGCACGAGGCCACCTTCCGCGCGGCCGGCGTGGACCTGTTCATCTTCGCGGGGGCGGACCTGTTCGCGCTCCTGAACTCGCTGCACGCGCAGCTCGGAGTGGCCTGA
- a CDS encoding ankyrin repeat domain-containing protein, with the protein MTEQQYELLKLIRKVQSHHFIEDHIRPWHPADYQERLVKEQAENEVTLEEIRQVLASGLSLDFADQNHHTPLLIAVTQNNVALIQLLIAHGADIRVAHGNEMPLHRAAEFGADRVVRFIIEQGVDPRTPSPFGSSALLIARNSRHSRGVPALLVQLLLPTKGQRPPPPKKLKGLSEEKVMKYLSSEPPAGVSAASWEMLRGIMDAVFVEAHAVSLAELYEGIESRSSMNPDLVFAAIDLIRAVILEAPKNKSVKKLSKDSHAHHGDLEINGPLTVKSLLVTGNLTVKGKAANPVGAALFVGGSFQCETFHTEGPVIIGGDLDAADVEAKGNDYALEVRGTLRTPKLVVKQHVVKAGHFEVQERVDS; encoded by the coding sequence ATGACGGAACAACAGTACGAGTTGCTGAAGCTCATCAGGAAGGTCCAGAGCCACCACTTCATCGAGGACCACATCCGGCCCTGGCACCCGGCCGACTACCAGGAGCGCCTGGTGAAGGAGCAGGCGGAGAACGAGGTCACGCTCGAGGAGATCCGTCAGGTGCTCGCCTCGGGGCTGAGCCTGGACTTCGCGGACCAGAACCACCACACGCCGCTGTTGATCGCCGTCACGCAGAACAACGTGGCGCTCATCCAACTGCTCATCGCCCACGGCGCGGACATCCGGGTGGCCCACGGCAACGAGATGCCGCTGCACCGCGCGGCGGAGTTCGGCGCGGACCGCGTCGTGCGCTTCATCATCGAGCAGGGCGTGGACCCGCGGACCCCATCACCCTTCGGCAGCAGCGCGTTGCTCATCGCCCGGAACTCGCGTCACAGCCGCGGTGTCCCGGCCTTGCTGGTGCAACTGCTGCTGCCCACCAAGGGCCAGCGTCCGCCGCCCCCGAAGAAGCTCAAGGGCCTCTCGGAGGAGAAGGTGATGAAATACCTCTCCAGCGAGCCGCCCGCGGGTGTCAGCGCTGCGTCCTGGGAGATGCTCCGGGGCATCATGGACGCGGTCTTCGTGGAGGCCCATGCCGTCTCGTTGGCCGAGCTCTACGAGGGCATCGAGTCTCGCTCCTCCATGAACCCCGACCTGGTCTTCGCCGCCATCGACCTCATCCGGGCCGTCATCCTGGAGGCGCCCAAGAACAAGTCGGTGAAGAAGCTCTCCAAGGATTCCCATGCCCACCACGGAGACCTGGAGATCAACGGCCCGCTCACCGTGAAGTCGCTCCTGGTGACGGGCAACCTGACGGTGAAGGGCAAGGCCGCCAACCCCGTCGGAGCCGCGCTGTTCGTCGGGGGCTCCTTCCAGTGCGAGACCTTCCACACCGAGGGGCCCGTCATCATCGGCGGTGACCTGGACGCCGCCGACGTCGAGGCGAAGGGCAACGACTACGCACTCGAGGTCCGGGGCACCCTGCGTACCCCGAAGCTCGTGGTGAAACAGCACGTCGTCAAGGCAGGGCATTTCGAGGTCCAGGAGCGCGTTGACTCCTAG
- a CDS encoding DUF2378 family protein, with amino-acid sequence MPTEVKVQSTLFESLVRCMNPDSAQRAELLAAGYDVDKPRATYPASVFAACQALALRTTYAGLAPKAAQRELGRDLVRKYFDTLVGRVVGMALKVAGPERAMKRVALSFSSVIEPVDITVENVGPKDWRAKFRSYVFPAEAAAGTCEVALKQAGAATATVEVERYEGTEGFDLRLRW; translated from the coding sequence ATGCCGACCGAAGTCAAAGTCCAGTCCACGTTGTTCGAGTCGTTGGTGCGCTGCATGAACCCCGACTCGGCCCAGCGCGCCGAGCTCCTCGCGGCGGGGTACGACGTGGACAAGCCTCGCGCCACCTATCCCGCGTCGGTGTTCGCGGCGTGTCAGGCATTGGCGCTGCGCACGACGTACGCGGGGCTCGCGCCAAAGGCTGCTCAGCGGGAGCTGGGACGAGACCTGGTCCGCAAGTACTTCGACACGCTGGTGGGTCGCGTGGTGGGCATGGCGTTGAAGGTGGCGGGACCCGAGCGGGCGATGAAGCGCGTGGCGCTCAGCTTCAGCTCGGTGATCGAGCCGGTGGACATCACCGTGGAGAACGTGGGCCCGAAGGACTGGCGCGCGAAGTTCCGCAGCTACGTGTTCCCCGCCGAAGCGGCCGCCGGCACGTGTGAGGTCGCCCTGAAGCAGGCGGGCGCCGCCACGGCGACCGTGGAGGTGGAGCGCTACGAGGGGACCGAGGGCTTCGACCTGCGTCTTCGCTGGTGA